One segment of Akkermansiaceae bacterium DNA contains the following:
- a CDS encoding sulfatase-like hydrolase/transferase yields the protein MFPRVNLPSPPLAGLTVLALFFPAGAVGAAPDALRADADKDKRPNIILFYVDDMGWQDTSVKFHTSGTIYNRRYITPNMETLASRGVKFTQAYSAASICQPARYALMSGLLPAASGYTYNGAGDTTATIRPPKFDPPPIDQLNTLPRALQALGYETIHIGKWHIMGTHPDYSRNILAAGFNRKIAANDAGQPGSFLGTENFGEPGKFHVPGLEAYHGKDIYLTEAITRESNKEIARCAAVGKPFFLYLAHYAIHKPIQLDRRFACHYDGREDGGHFIDNDIERSYATMIEGMDKSLGDIMNQLKALGIDEETLIVFSSDHGGLTFTDRGPSAYPEGTFPPTGIAVSNQSHNYPLRYGKSWLYEGGVRVPMIVSWASPNAANPVQKNYPVRVAATEDRPVSQLDFFPTLVKAAGGTPPGSVHGHDISHYFSGSRGSDRPAMFLWHQPHYRPDHNIPHLTAMRFGKWKIVHRIESATWELYDLSTDIHECRNLAPTHPRELARFSRMMVRELEKAGARHPTRTSDGKEIRPVPTPATPLQ from the coding sequence ATGTTCCCCAGAGTAAACCTTCCATCCCCCCCACTGGCCGGGCTGACTGTCCTCGCCTTGTTCTTTCCCGCCGGCGCGGTCGGTGCAGCACCAGATGCCCTCCGGGCGGACGCAGACAAAGACAAGCGACCTAACATTATTCTTTTTTACGTCGATGACATGGGCTGGCAGGACACCTCGGTGAAGTTCCACACCTCCGGCACCATCTACAACCGCCGCTACATCACCCCGAACATGGAGACGCTCGCATCCCGCGGCGTCAAGTTCACCCAGGCCTACTCGGCGGCAAGCATCTGCCAGCCCGCCCGCTATGCGCTGATGTCCGGTCTGCTGCCGGCCGCCAGCGGATACACCTACAACGGCGCCGGTGACACCACCGCCACTATCAGGCCGCCGAAGTTCGATCCGCCCCCCATCGACCAACTCAACACCCTGCCCAGGGCGCTGCAGGCGCTGGGGTATGAGACCATCCACATCGGGAAGTGGCATATCATGGGGACGCATCCCGATTACTCACGCAACATCCTCGCGGCGGGATTCAACCGGAAAATCGCCGCCAACGACGCGGGGCAGCCGGGTAGCTTCCTCGGCACCGAGAACTTCGGGGAGCCCGGCAAGTTTCACGTACCCGGTCTTGAAGCCTACCACGGGAAGGACATTTACCTGACGGAAGCCATCACCCGGGAAAGCAACAAGGAGATCGCCCGCTGCGCTGCAGTCGGCAAACCCTTCTTCCTCTACCTCGCGCACTACGCCATTCACAAACCCATCCAGCTGGACCGCCGCTTTGCCTGCCACTACGACGGCCGGGAGGACGGCGGGCATTTCATCGACAACGACATTGAACGCTCCTACGCCACCATGATCGAGGGCATGGACAAGAGCCTGGGCGACATCATGAACCAGCTCAAGGCGCTCGGCATCGACGAGGAAACGCTGATTGTCTTCAGCTCCGACCACGGCGGCCTGACCTTCACCGACCGCGGCCCCTCCGCCTACCCTGAGGGCACCTTTCCCCCGACGGGAATCGCCGTTTCCAACCAGTCGCACAACTACCCGCTGCGCTACGGCAAGAGCTGGCTCTACGAGGGGGGCGTCCGGGTGCCCATGATCGTCTCATGGGCATCACCCAACGCCGCCAACCCCGTGCAGAAAAACTACCCGGTCCGCGTCGCCGCCACCGAGGACCGGCCGGTCAGCCAGCTCGATTTTTTCCCCACCCTCGTCAAAGCCGCCGGCGGCACGCCCCCCGGGTCCGTGCACGGTCACGATATCAGCCACTATTTCTCCGGCTCACGCGGCAGCGACCGACCGGCCATGTTCCTCTGGCACCAGCCGCACTACCGACCCGATCACAACATCCCGCACCTGACCGCCATGCGCTTTGGAAAATGGAAAATCGTCCACCGGATCGAATCCGCCACCTGGGAACTCTACGACCTGTCCACCGACATCCATGAGTGCCGCAACCTGGCACCAACACATCCCCGCGAGCTGGCCAGGTTCAGCCGCATGATGGTCCGCGAACTCGAAAAAGCCGGCGCCCGCCACCCGACACGGACCAGCGACGGCAAGGAAATCCGCCCGGTCCCCACGCCCGCCACACCTCTTCAATAG
- a CDS encoding DNRLRE domain-containing protein — MKNTTIAIASLLCVTGSLHAATISLDATADTSLVPESPDNNYGSRTEVLIGNAGGNVRAGLLRFDTTALAGATINSMTLRFVIFRTSTTGTWNVNMLREGNSGWVEGTVNGAVQNGSATWNHKANPGTTWLGGSSGANAAADRYGSMGSFTLTSGTDVIDDVIDTTLTVGGTGFSDLTALVDHWNTGSNNAGFQIYGGTGQWGFDSKEGSGAAQLIIDYTPVPEPSSAALLGLGGLALILRRRK, encoded by the coding sequence ATGAAAAACACAACCATTGCCATCGCTTCATTGCTCTGCGTTACGGGTTCTCTTCACGCAGCCACAATATCCTTGGACGCCACGGCGGACACATCGCTCGTACCGGAGAGCCCCGACAACAACTACGGCAGCAGAACAGAAGTGCTGATCGGAAATGCTGGTGGCAATGTGCGCGCCGGCCTGCTACGCTTTGACACAACGGCACTGGCTGGAGCCACGATCAACTCCATGACCTTGCGTTTTGTTATTTTCCGAACCTCTACTACGGGGACTTGGAACGTCAACATGTTGCGTGAAGGCAACTCCGGATGGGTCGAGGGAACCGTAAACGGTGCAGTGCAAAATGGCTCGGCGACCTGGAACCACAAGGCGAACCCCGGCACCACATGGCTCGGTGGCAGCAGCGGAGCTAACGCAGCGGCTGACCGCTACGGCAGCATGGGATCCTTCACCCTCACCAGCGGCACAGATGTCATCGATGATGTGATCGACACCACGCTCACGGTCGGTGGCACAGGTTTCTCCGACCTTACGGCTCTCGTTGACCACTGGAACACCGGATCGAACAACGCAGGCTTCCAAATCTACGGAGGAACAGGCCAGTGGGGATTCGACAGCAAGGAGGGATCGGGTGCCGCCCAGTTGATCATCGACTACACACCCGTCCCCGAGCCCTCCTCCGCCGCCCTGCTCGGTCTCGGCGGCCTTGCGCTGATTCTTCGCCGCAGGAAATAG
- a CDS encoding PEP-CTERM sorting domain-containing protein encodes MKLKTHLITLASMCAASAVTSAATVVASENFDALTASSFPGTSLAGQGGWVSDNGSLKLRNDYTTGSFDGNVAYNGGGAAIMHRYDGASYLTATDTSIIIEITGRAATNRLSRAGVAYDNAGTSNPGIYFGSGSSGGWSVYLGSGTTGGSALATSTNGLDAGGDVFDMRLTIDLVAETGHFEFKPDGGSWTTPTGMGSIDLSALDTGATDGTNPLNWNSLYIRTSLAGDTIDNIVVSAVPEPSSAALLGLGGLALLFRRRK; translated from the coding sequence ATGAAACTGAAAACCCACTTGATCACTCTGGCGTCGATGTGTGCAGCATCAGCCGTCACAAGCGCCGCCACCGTGGTGGCGTCCGAGAATTTTGACGCCCTCACTGCCTCTAGTTTTCCAGGCACCTCCCTCGCCGGACAAGGGGGATGGGTCAGCGACAACGGAAGCCTCAAGCTTCGCAACGATTACACCACAGGCAGTTTCGATGGTAACGTTGCCTACAATGGCGGCGGTGCAGCCATTATGCACAGGTACGATGGAGCCTCGTATTTAACAGCCACAGACACCTCCATCATCATCGAGATCACCGGACGCGCCGCTACCAACCGCCTATCCCGTGCCGGTGTCGCCTATGACAATGCCGGGACATCCAACCCCGGAATCTACTTTGGCTCAGGAAGCTCCGGCGGGTGGAGTGTTTACCTGGGAAGCGGCACCACGGGTGGATCAGCACTGGCAACCTCCACCAATGGTCTTGATGCTGGCGGCGATGTCTTTGACATGCGCCTCACCATTGACCTGGTCGCGGAGACCGGACATTTTGAGTTTAAACCGGACGGTGGTTCATGGACTACCCCAACAGGCATGGGGTCCATTGATTTGTCCGCGCTGGACACCGGCGCAACCGACGGCACCAATCCCCTCAATTGGAATAGCCTCTACATACGCACATCACTTGCAGGCGATACCATCGACAACATCGTGGTGTCCGCTGTGCCCGAGCCATCCTCCGCCGCCCTGCTCGGCCTCGGTGGACTCGCGCTGCTTTTCCGCCGCAGGAAATAA
- a CDS encoding PEP-CTERM sorting domain-containing protein (PEP-CTERM proteins occur, often in large numbers, in the proteomes of bacteria that also encode an exosortase, a predicted intramembrane cysteine proteinase. The presence of a PEP-CTERM domain at a protein's C-terminus predicts cleavage within the sorting domain, followed by covalent anchoring to some some component of the (usually Gram-negative) cell surface. Many PEP-CTERM proteins exhibit an unusual sequence composition that includes large numbers of potential glycosylation sites. Expression of one such protein has been shown restore the ability of a bacterium to form floc, a type of biofilm.) → MKMKPNKYIIATAVASAITATAQAAVVFQVDIHMTGGTSQELQSGWTAWDVDKVTTNNSISTTLSGIGVSITSNGGGYVTARGGTTEDRDGEITGTSWDDVVEDFAVARAGNGSATLSLTGLDNTKTYSLTIYNNDCYEISGNPGFAGGTLTPTITTGAIVGVADAGTITNVREGARTDGDFDNQFISFTPDSGGNADILITSSSNFVLFSGMQLDVVPEPSSAALLGLGGLALIFRRRK, encoded by the coding sequence ATGAAAATGAAACCTAACAAATACATCATTGCAACCGCAGTTGCATCTGCGATCACGGCGACCGCCCAGGCGGCCGTTGTTTTTCAAGTGGACATCCACATGACCGGCGGAACGAGCCAGGAACTGCAGTCCGGCTGGACTGCCTGGGATGTCGACAAGGTAACGACCAACAACTCGATCTCTACAACCCTCTCAGGCATAGGTGTGAGCATCACGTCCAATGGTGGTGGTTACGTCACCGCCCGTGGCGGTACCACGGAAGATCGTGACGGAGAGATCACGGGCACCAGCTGGGATGATGTGGTGGAGGATTTTGCTGTTGCCCGGGCTGGTAACGGGTCTGCCACCTTGAGCTTAACGGGCTTGGACAACACCAAGACCTACTCCCTTACCATTTACAACAACGACTGCTATGAGATCTCTGGAAACCCAGGCTTTGCCGGCGGCACACTGACCCCCACCATCACCACTGGGGCGATCGTTGGCGTTGCCGATGCGGGCACCATCACCAATGTCAGGGAAGGCGCACGCACGGATGGCGATTTCGACAATCAATTCATCAGCTTCACTCCTGATTCCGGCGGCAATGCTGACATCCTGATCACCAGTAGCTCCAACTTTGTGCTCTTCAGCGGCATGCAGCTCGATGTTGTGCCAGAGCCGTCCTCCGCAGCCCTGCTCGGCCTCGGTGGACTTGCTCTGATTTTCCGCCGCAGGAAATAA
- a CDS encoding DNRLRE domain-containing protein: MKNTTFAIASLLYVTGSLHAATIVFKEGANVVSSDGAINIATYTGTEDTSVVQESPNNNYGGRTTILVGVLGAGKVRAGHVRFDVTSLASQFVTIDSIKFRFYVETTGGTSQSISYGAHKAVSGDWVEGTANGAGQTGSATYNYQIHSTLGWASTGGRGSSDAWPDQLLPVSSGGYGAAGTWIEMTLDPSGYDPSLDTPTELIQSWITDGAQNDGILMTYSNNVSNPQWQLASSEHATAAWRPELVIEYTAIPEPSSAALLGLGGLALIFRRRK, encoded by the coding sequence ATGAAAAACACAACCTTTGCCATCGCATCATTGCTCTACGTCACAGGTTCTCTCCACGCTGCCACCATCGTCTTCAAGGAAGGAGCCAACGTCGTTTCCTCCGATGGAGCCATTAACATCGCCACCTACACGGGCACGGAAGACACCTCTGTCGTGCAGGAATCTCCGAACAACAACTACGGTGGACGCACCACCATTCTCGTTGGTGTGCTTGGCGCTGGCAAGGTTCGCGCAGGCCATGTGCGCTTCGATGTGACATCGTTGGCGAGCCAGTTCGTCACGATCGATTCCATCAAATTCCGTTTCTATGTCGAAACGACCGGCGGCACCAGCCAGTCCATCAGCTATGGTGCCCATAAGGCTGTGAGCGGAGACTGGGTGGAAGGAACTGCAAACGGCGCTGGTCAAACCGGCTCCGCCACCTACAACTACCAAATCCACAGTACCTTGGGATGGGCAAGTACAGGCGGACGTGGCTCCAGTGATGCATGGCCCGACCAGTTACTGCCGGTTTCCAGCGGCGGCTATGGTGCTGCGGGCACCTGGATCGAGATGACCCTCGACCCCTCGGGCTACGACCCCTCGCTCGATACACCCACCGAATTGATCCAGTCCTGGATCACCGATGGTGCCCAGAACGACGGTATTTTGATGACCTACTCCAACAACGTGAGCAATCCGCAATGGCAACTGGCCAGCTCGGAACACGCCACCGCGGCGTGGCGCCCGGAACTGGTGATCGAATACACCGCCATCCCCGAGCCGTCCTCCGCAGCCCTGCTCGGCCTCGGTGGACTTGCTCTGATTTTCCGCCGCAGGAAATAA
- the prmC gene encoding peptide chain release factor N(5)-glutamine methyltransferase, producing the protein MTTVLDTIEKGTSYLESKGIEDARRNMQLLVTHQLGCSRVELYMQFDRPMTEEELVPLREKLKRRGSGEPLQHLLGTVEFYKREFKTDARALIPRPETEELVSLILKHPVLQIDRSATEPPPATGEPLEETSAEPVEAPGQVEARSDQLRVLDMGTGSGVIGLSLAGELGGRCLEVVLADISPGALALASENALLLGTPRHTLVKTSLFSHLEGEKYHLIAANLPYIAERDLDTLTPEVMHDPHIALFGGKDGLDILRDFIQQVPSHLHPGGLLALEIGYDQAQAVEAMLKQAGFENILTHKDLNGIPRFPLATLPVS; encoded by the coding sequence ATGACCACCGTTCTCGACACCATCGAAAAAGGAACCTCCTACCTGGAAAGCAAGGGGATCGAGGACGCGCGTCGCAACATGCAGCTCCTGGTCACCCATCAGCTCGGCTGCTCACGGGTCGAGCTCTATATGCAGTTCGACCGGCCCATGACCGAGGAAGAGCTGGTCCCGCTGCGGGAAAAACTCAAACGCCGGGGCAGCGGCGAACCACTCCAGCACCTGCTCGGCACCGTCGAATTTTACAAACGCGAATTTAAAACCGATGCCCGGGCCCTCATCCCCAGGCCCGAGACCGAGGAGCTGGTTTCCCTGATCCTGAAACACCCGGTTCTTCAAATTGACCGCAGCGCAACAGAGCCCCCCCCCGCCACCGGCGAACCACTGGAAGAGACGTCGGCAGAACCGGTCGAGGCACCTGGGCAGGTAGAAGCCCGCTCTGACCAGCTCAGGGTTCTCGATATGGGGACCGGCTCGGGCGTGATCGGGCTCAGCCTTGCCGGGGAATTGGGTGGTCGGTGCCTTGAAGTCGTGCTGGCCGATATTTCTCCGGGTGCCTTGGCTCTGGCATCGGAAAACGCCCTCTTGCTCGGCACGCCGCGTCACACCCTGGTCAAAACCTCGCTTTTCTCCCATCTCGAGGGCGAAAAATACCATCTGATCGCGGCCAATCTCCCCTACATCGCAGAACGGGACCTCGACACACTCACACCTGAGGTCATGCACGATCCCCATATCGCCCTCTTCGGGGGAAAAGATGGGCTGGACATCCTGCGTGATTTCATTCAGCAAGTCCCCTCGCATCTCCACCCAGGCGGACTGCTCGCTCTGGAAATCGGATACGACCAAGCCCAAGCCGTCGAAGCCATGCTCAAACAAGCCGGTTTCGAAAACATCCTCACTCACAAAGACCTCAACGGTATACCCCGTTTCCCTCTCGCAACCCTCCCGGTTTCCTAA
- the murA gene encoding UDP-N-acetylglucosamine 1-carboxyvinyltransferase → MDKLLVRGGATLQGSVHISGSKNASLPILAATLLTDQPCIIRRVPDVSDTNYMIQILAALGAEVERSSGTVRITAGSISHDAPYEIVRKMRASICVMGPLLARLHKASVSLPGGCVIGDRPVDLHLKGLEALGATIDMEGGNMHISATDGLHGKEVDLRGKHGPTVLGTDNLMMAAVLAKGTTIIESAACEPEVVDLANFLNKMGAKIEGAGTRRITIKGVKKLHGVEHTVIPDRIEAGTFMVAAAMAGCPENGVTLHRICKDHLGPSTEKLLEAGHSVEFNAKGTSCTVKPGNAPKGANIVTAPFPGFPTDMQAQFTALFAVTPGISVVEDTIFPQRFMHCAEMTRMGADIKVDNGTAVIKGTTKMSGAPVMASDLRASAALVLAGLCAQGSTEINRLYHIDRGYENIDDKLIMLGADIERVRE, encoded by the coding sequence ATGGACAAACTTCTCGTACGCGGCGGAGCCACCCTTCAAGGCTCCGTCCACATTTCCGGCTCAAAAAATGCCTCCCTGCCCATTCTTGCCGCCACCCTGCTCACAGATCAACCGTGTATCATCCGTCGGGTGCCCGATGTCTCCGATACCAACTACATGATCCAGATCCTCGCCGCCCTCGGTGCCGAAGTGGAACGCTCCAGCGGCACGGTGCGTATCACGGCAGGCAGCATCAGCCACGATGCCCCCTACGAGATTGTCCGGAAAATGCGCGCCTCCATCTGTGTGATGGGGCCTCTGTTAGCCCGACTTCACAAGGCCAGCGTCTCGCTCCCCGGCGGCTGCGTCATCGGTGACCGTCCGGTCGACCTCCACCTCAAGGGACTTGAGGCACTCGGTGCCACCATCGACATGGAGGGAGGAAACATGCACATCAGCGCAACCGATGGCCTCCATGGAAAAGAGGTTGATCTCCGGGGAAAACACGGCCCCACGGTACTGGGAACGGACAACCTGATGATGGCTGCCGTGCTGGCAAAAGGCACCACCATCATCGAGTCCGCCGCCTGCGAACCGGAAGTTGTCGACCTTGCCAACTTTCTCAATAAAATGGGGGCTAAAATCGAAGGCGCCGGCACCCGTCGGATCACGATCAAAGGGGTGAAGAAGCTGCATGGTGTCGAGCACACGGTCATCCCGGACCGCATTGAAGCAGGTACCTTCATGGTGGCAGCCGCCATGGCCGGCTGCCCGGAAAACGGAGTGACCCTGCACCGCATCTGCAAAGACCACCTCGGACCATCGACCGAGAAGCTCCTCGAGGCGGGACACTCTGTCGAATTCAACGCCAAGGGAACGTCTTGCACCGTGAAACCCGGTAACGCGCCCAAGGGAGCCAACATCGTTACCGCCCCCTTTCCCGGTTTCCCCACCGACATGCAGGCCCAGTTTACAGCCTTGTTCGCGGTCACACCGGGAATATCAGTGGTCGAGGACACCATCTTTCCACAGCGTTTTATGCACTGTGCAGAAATGACGCGCATGGGTGCGGATATCAAGGTCGACAACGGTACTGCGGTAATCAAGGGCACCACCAAAATGTCGGGCGCCCCGGTAATGGCCTCTGACCTGAGAGCCTCCGCCGCCCTCGTCCTCGCCGGACTTTGCGCCCAGGGGAGCACCGAGATCAACCGTCTTTACCACATCGACCGTGGTTACGAAAACATCGATGATAAACTCATCATGCTGGGTGCTGACATCGAGCGTGTTAGAGAATAG
- the rpoD gene encoding RNA polymerase sigma factor RpoD, protein MATKKAAAKKAAAKKAPAKKVSKKPAKKAQAKKTPGKKTTTKAGKKTTKKAAQKATVKKATVKKTTAKKTTAKKTTAKKTTAKKTTAKKTTKKVVKKVVKKAPVEKPPVEDAPAQKAVVKKDAPKKPAAKKAPKSRIDTPEIQEKIRELIKLAKEQEYLTYDDVNEVLPNDLVDPGDVEAILDRLRKMEFDVIDASEVDSYRDRKKDADDVNTTKADQKLDILDDPVRMYLKQMGQVPLLTREQEVEISKRIEDAEIAANAELHKFGFIAACYLDLADRLGRGKERFDRVIQDKKIESRERYMRALPKLCEQVRNLHEENDQIFRKLQAKNPRGKKKLVDSFDKNLISIARLYNRFYYKQKVVEDFNVEVEENQKKLWKYERKLKSKPGDKEFETKVREIQQLSWHKADDFTVSRKGLRQRTREAYQAKTEMVEANLRLVISIAKKYTNRGLSFLDLIQEGNMGLMKAVEKFEYRRGYKFSTYATWWIRQAITRSIADQARTIRIPVHMIETINKLMRVQKQLVQEYGREPSPDEIAEEIHLPVERVRAVLKMAQQPISLQAPVGDSDDTSFGDFIEDKAAENPMEEAGFAMLKEKIGDVLDTLTEREREVLEQRFGLKDGYSRTLEEVGRQFQVTRERIRQIEAKALRKMRHPTRIRKLEGFIELPNLP, encoded by the coding sequence ATGGCAACAAAAAAAGCAGCGGCAAAAAAGGCAGCAGCCAAAAAAGCTCCCGCTAAAAAAGTGAGCAAAAAACCAGCCAAGAAGGCACAGGCCAAAAAAACACCTGGCAAGAAAACCACCACAAAAGCTGGTAAAAAAACCACCAAGAAAGCTGCCCAAAAAGCCACTGTAAAAAAGGCCACTGTAAAAAAAACAACGGCCAAAAAGACAACGGCCAAAAAAACAACGGCCAAAAAAACAACGGCTAAAAAGACAACGGCTAAAAAGACCACCAAAAAAGTTGTCAAAAAAGTTGTCAAAAAAGCCCCTGTAGAAAAGCCCCCCGTTGAGGATGCTCCGGCGCAAAAAGCCGTGGTCAAAAAGGACGCCCCTAAAAAACCTGCCGCCAAAAAGGCACCCAAGAGCCGGATCGACACCCCGGAGATCCAGGAAAAAATCCGTGAGCTGATCAAACTGGCCAAAGAGCAGGAATACCTCACCTATGACGATGTCAACGAGGTTCTCCCCAATGACCTTGTTGATCCGGGTGACGTCGAGGCCATCCTCGACCGGCTGCGCAAGATGGAGTTCGACGTCATCGACGCCTCCGAGGTGGACTCCTACCGCGACCGCAAAAAGGACGCCGACGATGTCAATACCACCAAGGCCGACCAGAAGCTCGATATTCTCGACGATCCGGTCAGGATGTATCTCAAGCAGATGGGCCAGGTCCCGCTTCTTACCCGGGAGCAGGAAGTTGAAATTTCCAAGCGTATCGAGGATGCCGAGATCGCAGCGAACGCCGAACTCCACAAGTTTGGCTTTATCGCCGCCTGCTACCTCGATCTCGCCGACCGCCTCGGCCGCGGCAAAGAACGCTTTGACCGTGTCATCCAGGACAAGAAAATCGAAAGCCGCGAGCGCTACATGCGTGCCCTTCCCAAGCTTTGTGAGCAGGTCCGTAACCTCCACGAGGAAAACGACCAGATTTTCCGCAAACTCCAGGCAAAGAATCCGCGTGGCAAAAAGAAACTCGTCGACAGCTTTGATAAAAACCTCATTTCCATCGCCCGCCTCTACAACCGCTTCTACTACAAACAGAAAGTCGTCGAAGACTTCAACGTTGAAGTGGAGGAAAACCAGAAGAAACTCTGGAAATACGAGAGAAAACTAAAGTCCAAGCCTGGCGACAAGGAATTCGAAACCAAGGTGCGCGAGATCCAACAACTCTCGTGGCACAAGGCCGATGACTTCACCGTTTCCCGTAAAGGACTGCGCCAGCGCACCCGTGAAGCCTATCAGGCGAAAACCGAAATGGTCGAAGCCAACCTCCGGCTTGTTATCTCGATCGCCAAGAAATACACCAACCGCGGTCTCTCGTTCCTCGACCTCATCCAGGAAGGCAACATGGGTCTGATGAAGGCGGTGGAGAAGTTCGAGTACCGTCGCGGCTACAAATTCTCAACCTACGCAACATGGTGGATTCGCCAGGCGATCACCCGCTCGATTGCCGACCAGGCACGGACCATCCGGATCCCGGTCCACATGATCGAAACGATCAACAAGCTGATGCGCGTGCAGAAGCAGCTGGTCCAGGAATACGGTCGTGAACCCAGCCCCGATGAAATCGCCGAGGAGATCCACCTCCCTGTCGAGCGTGTCCGCGCCGTGCTGAAAATGGCCCAGCAGCCCATCTCTCTCCAGGCTCCCGTCGGTGATTCAGACGATACATCCTTCGGTGACTTCATCGAGGACAAGGCCGCTGAAAACCCCATGGAGGAAGCAGGTTTTGCCATGCTCAAGGAGAAAATCGGCGATGTGTTAGACACCCTCACCGAACGTGAGCGAGAGGTGCTGGAACAACGCTTCGGACTCAAGGACGGCTACTCCCGCACACTCGAGGAAGTGGGCCGACAGTTCCAGGTGACCCGCGAGCGTATTCGTCAGATCGAGGCCAAGGCCCTGCGGAAGATGCGCCACCCAACGCGTATCCGCAAACTGGAGGGTTTCATCGAGCTTCCCAACCTACCGTAG
- the nagB gene encoding glucosamine-6-phosphate deaminase: protein MNKVPVEVFDTPESAVAQLAADTAQLIRTNDAVGKATVLGLATGATPLRYYQELIRLHNEDGLSFKNVITFNLDEYAGLPRDHKESYWHFMHTHLFDHIDIKPENINLPSGTVSAEDIPAHCEQYEQAIINAGGIDQQILGIGRTGHIGFNEPGSPKDSRTRVIHLDQITREDAAPAFGGIENVPSTAITMGCGTILAARRIVLMAWGTGKAAIVKKAVQGPVNDIVSASYLQEHDNAVFYIDAAAASEL from the coding sequence ATGAACAAAGTCCCGGTCGAAGTTTTTGATACACCTGAGTCTGCCGTCGCCCAGCTCGCTGCCGATACGGCCCAGCTCATCCGGACCAACGATGCCGTTGGAAAAGCCACCGTTCTGGGTCTCGCGACGGGTGCCACCCCATTGCGGTATTACCAGGAGCTCATCCGGCTCCACAATGAAGACGGGCTCTCATTTAAAAACGTGATCACGTTTAACCTCGATGAATATGCAGGTCTGCCGCGTGATCACAAGGAAAGCTACTGGCACTTCATGCATACACACCTTTTTGATCATATCGATATCAAACCAGAAAACATCAACCTCCCATCAGGAACGGTATCTGCGGAGGACATCCCGGCGCACTGCGAGCAGTATGAACAAGCGATCATCAACGCCGGTGGCATCGACCAGCAAATCCTCGGTATCGGTCGCACTGGCCACATCGGTTTCAACGAACCAGGCTCACCCAAGGACTCGCGGACCCGGGTGATCCATCTTGACCAAATCACCCGTGAAGATGCCGCTCCTGCCTTTGGCGGCATTGAAAACGTGCCGTCAACGGCCATCACCATGGGCTGTGGAACCATTCTCGCAGCCCGCCGTATTGTGCTGATGGCATGGGGCACCGGCAAGGCCGCCATTGTCAAAAAAGCCGTCCAGGGGCCGGTCAACGACATCGTATCCGCCTCATACCTTCAAGAACACGACAACGCCGTGTTTTACATCGATGCGGCCGCAGCCTCCGAGCTGTGA